Proteins encoded together in one Acidimicrobiales bacterium window:
- the typA gene encoding translational GTPase TypA — protein sequence MTVPTSDLLRPAVPLRNVALVAHVDHGKTTLVDGILRATGTFAEHQALVERVMDSNDQEKERGITILAKTASVRWNGIKINLVDTPGHADFGGEVERALTMVDGVLLLVDAAEGPLPQTRYVLSKAVALDLPAVVVLNKVDRQDARPEEVLDEVYQLFLDLEVPDHHIDFPVISAIAREGRTMAGVGMPAPDADLSALLEAIVRTIPAPIGDPDAPLQALVTNLDASEYLGRLAIGRVMRGTMRAGRQVAIVKSEGTPVARKPAKLLGVEGLGRADVDELVAGDLFVLAGFPEVEIGDTVTDPSDPDPLPRLTVDEPVLRMTFGPNTSPMSGKDGAYVTSRHIRERLAREVLGNVAIRVDDTASADVIQVAGRGELQLAVLIESMRREGYELEVSRPEVITKDIDGKRHEPLEEGMVDVPEEHVGTVTQSLAPRKGIVVDLRPGDPGRTVVTFEAPARGLLGLRSELLTATRGTALLHTRHRGWVPWVGDLPTRRGGAMIADRTGVTTAYALDNLQLRGELFVGPGEAVYEGMVIGESSKAGDMVVNAVREKQKTNIRTHAADDAVKLTPPRELTIETTIELIDDDELVEITPGHLRIRKRRLREQDRRRATK from the coding sequence ATGACTGTTCCCACCTCCGATCTCCTCCGCCCGGCCGTCCCGCTGCGCAACGTTGCCCTCGTCGCCCACGTCGATCACGGGAAGACCACCCTCGTCGATGGGATCCTCCGCGCCACCGGCACCTTCGCCGAGCACCAAGCGCTCGTGGAGCGGGTGATGGACTCCAACGACCAGGAGAAGGAGCGGGGGATCACGATCCTCGCCAAGACCGCATCGGTCCGCTGGAACGGGATCAAGATCAACCTCGTCGACACCCCGGGGCACGCCGACTTCGGTGGCGAGGTCGAGCGGGCCCTGACCATGGTCGACGGCGTCCTCCTCCTCGTCGACGCCGCCGAGGGGCCTCTGCCTCAGACGCGCTACGTGCTCTCCAAGGCCGTGGCCCTCGACCTCCCTGCCGTGGTGGTCCTCAACAAGGTCGACCGCCAGGACGCCCGCCCGGAGGAGGTCCTCGACGAGGTCTACCAGCTGTTCCTGGACCTCGAGGTGCCCGACCACCACATCGACTTCCCGGTCATCTCCGCCATTGCTCGCGAGGGTCGAACCATGGCCGGGGTCGGGATGCCCGCCCCCGACGCCGACCTCAGCGCCCTGCTCGAGGCCATCGTCCGCACCATCCCGGCCCCGATCGGCGACCCCGACGCACCGCTCCAGGCCCTCGTGACCAACCTCGACGCGTCGGAGTACCTGGGCCGCCTCGCCATCGGACGGGTCATGCGGGGAACCATGCGGGCGGGCCGGCAGGTGGCGATCGTCAAGTCCGAGGGGACCCCGGTCGCCCGCAAGCCGGCGAAGCTCCTGGGCGTCGAGGGGCTGGGCCGGGCCGACGTTGACGAGCTCGTCGCCGGCGACCTGTTCGTCCTGGCGGGGTTCCCCGAGGTCGAGATCGGCGACACCGTGACCGACCCGTCGGATCCCGACCCGCTCCCGAGACTCACGGTCGACGAGCCCGTCCTGCGCATGACCTTCGGCCCCAACACCTCACCGATGTCCGGCAAGGACGGCGCCTACGTCACCTCTCGCCACATCCGGGAGCGCCTGGCGCGGGAGGTGCTCGGCAACGTCGCCATCCGCGTCGACGACACGGCGTCGGCCGACGTCATCCAGGTCGCCGGTCGCGGTGAGCTCCAGCTGGCCGTGCTCATCGAGTCGATGCGTCGGGAGGGCTACGAGCTCGAGGTGAGCCGGCCCGAGGTGATCACCAAGGACATCGACGGCAAGCGCCATGAGCCCCTCGAGGAGGGCATGGTCGATGTGCCCGAGGAGCACGTGGGCACGGTGACCCAGTCGCTGGCACCCCGGAAGGGCATCGTCGTCGACCTGCGCCCCGGTGACCCAGGCCGCACCGTCGTGACCTTCGAGGCCCCCGCCCGCGGGCTCCTGGGACTGCGATCGGAGCTCCTCACCGCCACACGAGGCACGGCCCTGCTCCACACCCGCCACCGCGGCTGGGTCCCCTGGGTGGGCGACCTCCCGACGCGCCGCGGTGGCGCCATGATCGCCGACCGCACCGGCGTCACCACCGCCTACGCACTCGACAACCTCCAGCTGCGCGGCGAGCTCTTCGTCGGCCCCGGCGAAGCCGTCTACGAGGGCATGGTGATCGGCGAGTCGAGCAAGGCGGGCGACATGGTCGTCAACGCCGTGCGGGAGAAGCAGAAGACCAACATTCGCACCCACGCCGCCGACGACGCGGTGAAGCTCACGCCTCCCCGCGAGCTCACCATCGAGACCACGATCGAGCTGATCGACGACGACGAGCTGGTCGAGATCACGCCGGGCCACCTCCGGATCCGCAAGCGCCGCCTGCGCGAGCAGGACCGGCGTCGGGCCACGAAGTAG
- a CDS encoding ribonuclease D, whose protein sequence is MPAGDAHRLVVDDRGLDEVVDALDGVEAYAVDTEFHRERTYFPKVALVQIAWPGGCALIDPLAVDIEPLADVFEGPGLAVMHACTQDLEVFQRACGTVPSRLFDTQLASGFLGFSTPSLSAIVDRVLDVHLPKGNRLTDWLRRPLSGDQLTYAASDVLHLLELADILRRELEATGRLDWAEEECEELRSRGWGPPEPDAAWLRLKESRSLRGTARGVAQAVAAWRERRAAAVDQPPRFVLPDLAVIGIANNPPRDPAQLRKVRGLDERHAKGRTGEELLEAVRAGTELDASELRRPKRDEVDRDLRPAVALVSAWISQISRELRIDTTLLATRSDLSAFLADDPDARLATGWRGELLGAPIRSLVGGEFALAFDGKGGLALERRSGKAVTIDLPVPEADWL, encoded by the coding sequence ATGCCGGCCGGGGACGCGCACCGCCTCGTGGTCGACGACCGCGGCCTCGACGAGGTGGTCGACGCCCTCGACGGCGTGGAGGCCTACGCCGTCGACACGGAGTTCCACCGGGAGCGCACCTACTTCCCGAAGGTGGCGCTCGTGCAGATCGCCTGGCCTGGCGGGTGCGCCCTCATCGATCCCCTCGCCGTCGACATCGAGCCCCTGGCCGACGTCTTCGAGGGCCCCGGCCTGGCGGTCATGCATGCCTGCACCCAGGACCTCGAGGTCTTCCAGCGGGCCTGCGGCACCGTGCCCTCCCGGCTGTTCGACACCCAGCTGGCGTCGGGATTCCTCGGGTTCTCGACGCCGTCGCTCAGCGCCATCGTCGACCGGGTCCTCGACGTCCACCTTCCCAAGGGCAACCGACTGACCGACTGGCTCCGGCGTCCCCTGAGCGGCGACCAGCTGACCTACGCGGCATCCGACGTTCTCCACCTCCTCGAGCTCGCCGACATCCTCCGTCGGGAGCTCGAGGCGACCGGACGCCTGGATTGGGCGGAGGAGGAGTGCGAGGAGCTCCGGTCCCGCGGGTGGGGTCCGCCCGAGCCCGACGCCGCGTGGCTGCGCCTGAAGGAGAGCCGCAGCCTCCGCGGCACCGCCCGGGGGGTGGCGCAGGCCGTCGCCGCCTGGAGGGAGCGCCGGGCGGCTGCCGTCGACCAGCCGCCCCGGTTCGTCCTGCCCGACCTGGCGGTCATCGGCATCGCCAACAACCCGCCGCGCGACCCAGCCCAGCTCCGAAAGGTGCGAGGCCTCGACGAACGCCATGCCAAGGGCCGGACCGGCGAAGAGCTGCTCGAGGCGGTGCGCGCCGGGACGGAGCTCGACGCCAGCGAGCTGCGCCGTCCGAAGCGTGACGAGGTCGACCGCGACCTGCGGCCCGCCGTCGCCCTGGTCTCGGCGTGGATCAGCCAGATCAGCCGAGAGCTGCGCATCGACACCACCCTGCTTGCCACCCGCTCCGATCTGTCGGCCTTCCTCGCCGACGACCCTGACGCCCGGCTGGCCACGGGATGGCGGGGTGAGCTGCTCGGCGCCCCGATCCGCAGCCTCGTCGGGGGTGAGTTCGCCCTGGCCTTCGACGGCAAGGGGGGCCTGGCGCTGGAGCGCCGGTCGGGCAAGGCGGTCACCATCGACCTCCCCGTCCCTGAGGCGGACTGGCTCTAG
- a CDS encoding alpha-amylase family glycosyl hydrolase — MGAPWWQTAVIYQIYPRSFADTTGDGIGDLEGIRRRLDHLAWLGVDAIWLSPFFPSPMADFGYDVADHCDVDPVFGTLGDFDRLLADAHERDIKVVIDWVPNHTSDQHPWFVESRSARDAPKRGWYVWRDGTPDTPPNGWRAAFTGESTWVRDDDGQLRPRLLDDPVGIEASAWTWDDATEQWYLHLFLPEQPDLEWRNPEVVAAMHDTLRFWLDRGVDGFRADVVHAIGKDPDAGPDAAASGLTSPESDTSEWEQTHEILRGLRTLLDSYDGDRMMVGEVFLLDTAKVARYYGDGDELHLCFNFPPLFTRWAAPRWRGRILDVEEHMGSVGGWPTWVLSNHDNPRHRSRYGTEARARAAAVLLLGLRGTTFLYAGEELGLEDAEVPPDRVVDPGGRDGCRAPIPWDRDGLHGWAAEPWLPWPPDAADHSLEALLADAASMPHLYRRLLAARRSSPALQLGSIELVDAPDGVLAWHRRHGDDERLVVVSFTAAPVDLDLGGAWVIEVASDGAGEGGRWAGTLAPDQAVVLHHPE; from the coding sequence ATGGGCGCCCCCTGGTGGCAGACAGCGGTGATCTACCAGATCTACCCGCGTTCCTTCGCCGACACGACCGGCGACGGCATCGGCGACCTGGAGGGGATCCGCCGCCGCCTCGACCACCTGGCGTGGCTCGGGGTGGACGCCATCTGGCTCTCCCCGTTCTTCCCCTCGCCCATGGCCGACTTCGGCTACGACGTCGCCGACCACTGCGACGTCGACCCGGTGTTCGGCACCCTCGGCGACTTCGACCGGCTCCTCGCCGACGCCCACGAGCGCGACATCAAGGTGGTGATCGACTGGGTTCCCAACCACACCAGCGACCAGCACCCGTGGTTCGTCGAGTCCCGATCCGCCCGGGACGCCCCCAAGCGGGGCTGGTACGTCTGGCGCGACGGCACCCCCGACACCCCGCCGAACGGCTGGCGCGCCGCCTTCACGGGCGAGAGCACCTGGGTGCGCGACGACGACGGCCAGCTGCGCCCCCGGCTGCTCGACGACCCCGTCGGCATCGAGGCCAGCGCGTGGACCTGGGACGACGCCACCGAGCAGTGGTACCTGCACCTCTTCCTCCCCGAGCAGCCTGACCTCGAGTGGCGCAACCCCGAGGTCGTGGCGGCGATGCACGACACGCTGCGGTTCTGGCTCGACCGGGGTGTCGACGGCTTCCGCGCCGACGTGGTCCATGCCATTGGCAAGGACCCCGACGCTGGCCCGGACGCCGCCGCGAGCGGCCTCACCTCGCCGGAGTCCGACACGAGCGAGTGGGAGCAGACCCACGAGATCCTCCGGGGGCTGCGCACGCTCCTCGACTCCTACGACGGCGACCGGATGATGGTGGGTGAGGTCTTCCTCCTCGACACCGCCAAGGTGGCCAGGTACTACGGCGACGGCGACGAGCTCCACCTCTGCTTCAACTTCCCCCCGCTCTTCACCCGCTGGGCGGCGCCGCGCTGGCGGGGCCGGATCCTCGACGTGGAGGAGCACATGGGTTCGGTCGGCGGGTGGCCGACCTGGGTGCTCTCCAACCACGACAACCCCCGGCACCGCTCGCGCTACGGCACCGAGGCGAGAGCCCGCGCCGCTGCCGTCCTGCTCCTCGGGCTCCGGGGCACCACCTTCCTCTACGCCGGTGAGGAGCTCGGTCTCGAGGATGCCGAGGTCCCGCCGGACCGCGTCGTCGACCCCGGTGGCCGCGACGGGTGCCGGGCACCGATCCCCTGGGACCGCGACGGCCTCCATGGTTGGGCGGCGGAGCCGTGGCTCCCCTGGCCGCCGGATGCCGCCGATCACAGCCTCGAAGCGCTCCTCGCCGACGCCGCCTCGATGCCCCACCTCTACCGTCGCCTCCTCGCCGCCCGGCGCTCGAGCCCGGCGCTGCAGCTCGGCAGCATCGAGCTCGTCGATGCCCCCGACGGGGTGCTCGCCTGGCACCGCCGGCACGGCGACGACGAGCGCCTGGTGGTGGTCAGCTTCACCGCCGCGCCAGTCGACCTCGACCTGGGCGGTGCGTGGGTGATCGAGGTCGCCAGCGACGGGGCGGGTGAGGGTGGCCGGTGGGCCGGCACCCTGGCGCCCGACCAGGCCGTCGTCCTCCATCACCCCGAATGA
- a CDS encoding chloride channel protein, with amino-acid sequence MPRRPRIVLDRRQQGLVLAAVATGVLVGLVVAGFERLADGVVLHRVLDAPVWVQAVAPGIGLVLTVVILRFVSRDTSPATADEYVKSFHDRRPLSLRPVPGRLLAGVATVGSGGALGLEGPSIYAGAAIGSGMQRRLAGIFRRDDAKVLMVCGAAAGVAAIFKAPATGVIFALEVPYTDDVARRALIPALVASAASYLTFVTLVGATPLFSLRDTGESTQFNLADLGGALALGILAGVLARGFAGLVHQAKRIASERPLLVRLPVGAVVLGGLVVVAQAVFEAPLTLGPGYDVFRWVASPDRTLVLIALLFALRGVATLTTLAAGGTGGLFIPLAVQGMLLGRFVAGVVGSASTLFPVIGLAAFLGAGYRTPIASVMFVAETTGRALYVVPALVAAAASQLLIGRATVSSGQQSVRSGHLERRFRLPISTALSTDVLTVPPDASAAELVWTHVVARRERAVPVVDEATYLGMARIEEVSELDRSTWETTPVTEVMRTDLPLADPSWTLRDAVVAMEAADVDRLAVADARGTFVGVVLLAEIVKLDEILDETGG; translated from the coding sequence GTGCCGCGCCGACCACGCATCGTCCTCGACCGGCGCCAGCAGGGGCTGGTCCTCGCCGCGGTGGCAACGGGGGTCCTGGTCGGCCTGGTGGTGGCCGGGTTCGAGCGCCTCGCCGACGGCGTCGTCCTCCACCGGGTGCTCGACGCCCCCGTCTGGGTCCAGGCCGTCGCACCGGGGATCGGCCTGGTGCTCACCGTCGTGATCCTGCGCTTCGTCTCACGCGACACGAGCCCCGCCACCGCCGACGAGTACGTCAAGAGCTTCCACGACCGCCGGCCCCTCTCGCTCCGCCCGGTCCCGGGCCGTCTCCTCGCCGGTGTCGCCACCGTGGGCTCCGGTGGCGCCCTGGGGCTCGAGGGTCCGTCGATCTACGCCGGCGCGGCCATCGGCAGCGGCATGCAGCGACGCCTCGCCGGGATCTTCCGGCGCGACGACGCAAAGGTGCTGATGGTCTGCGGCGCGGCCGCTGGGGTCGCGGCCATCTTCAAAGCGCCGGCCACCGGCGTGATCTTTGCCCTCGAGGTGCCCTACACCGACGATGTCGCCCGCCGGGCTCTCATCCCCGCCCTGGTGGCGTCGGCCGCCAGCTACCTCACCTTCGTGACGCTGGTGGGGGCCACCCCCCTCTTCTCCCTGCGCGACACCGGGGAGAGCACCCAGTTCAACCTCGCCGACCTCGGCGGGGCGCTGGCACTCGGGATCCTCGCCGGTGTCCTCGCCCGGGGCTTCGCCGGCCTGGTCCACCAGGCAAAGCGCATCGCCTCCGAACGTCCCCTCCTGGTCCGGCTGCCGGTGGGTGCGGTGGTGCTGGGCGGCCTCGTCGTGGTCGCTCAGGCGGTGTTCGAGGCGCCGCTGACCCTCGGCCCCGGCTACGACGTCTTCCGCTGGGTCGCCAGCCCGGACCGGACCCTGGTGCTGATCGCGCTCCTCTTCGCCCTGCGTGGCGTCGCCACCCTCACCACCCTCGCCGCCGGCGGGACGGGGGGGCTCTTCATCCCGCTCGCCGTCCAGGGCATGCTGCTCGGCCGCTTCGTGGCCGGGGTGGTGGGCAGCGCCTCGACCCTCTTCCCCGTCATCGGCCTGGCCGCCTTCCTCGGCGCCGGCTACCGCACCCCCATCGCCTCGGTGATGTTCGTGGCGGAGACGACCGGGCGCGCCCTCTACGTCGTCCCCGCCCTGGTGGCCGCTGCCGCCTCGCAGCTCCTGATTGGCCGGGCCACGGTGTCGTCAGGCCAGCAGTCGGTCCGCTCCGGGCACCTCGAGCGTCGGTTCCGCCTCCCCATCAGCACCGCCTTGTCGACCGACGTGCTCACCGTCCCCCCCGACGCATCGGCCGCCGAGCTGGTCTGGACCCACGTGGTGGCCCGGCGCGAGCGCGCGGTCCCGGTGGTGGACGAGGCGACCTATCTCGGCATGGCCCGCATCGAGGAGGTCTCCGAGCTCGACCGCTCGACATGGGAGACCACCCCGGTCACCGAGGTCATGCGCACCGACCTGCCCCTCGCCGACCCGTCGTGGACGCTGCGCGACGCCGTCGTCGCCATGGAAGCGGCCGATGTCGACCGTCTCGCAGTCGCCGACGCCCGAGGCACCTTCGTGGGCGTGGTCCTGCTCGCCGAGATCGTGAAGCTCGACGAGATCCTCGACGAGACCGGGGGATAG